GTTTCCTGGGTGAGTTTTAGTGGATCACaactttttatactttgaatattcaaTTGAAAAACATATTCGAATCTAAAGattcaaacaaaaaatatatatatatttaaacttccacttaagatattaaaaattatattattatgttgaCTTAAATACCTAGGCCAAATTATTGATGTCATGTTATCCCAATACTTATCTAAAGCTGGTACTGCTCTTTTATGACAAGTTAAGCGATatcgcattactaaatgtaaACACAAGAATAAAGCGATGGTATCATAGCAATCTTCCACAAAAGATTGCAGATTTTTTACCATTAGATTTATTGTTTTTCCCATTACCTAATTATTAAGTACATGGTAGtagataactttatatattcatttttgttcattttattAGAATTGACATAAACAATGAAACGTATTTTACCTGATTAAAGATATCCATTGCTTGCACACCACgtactttaaaaaattcagttaagaataaatattctcTACAAGCATTATCTACAAGAGCATATTGTTCACTCCTGAACAAAGCTTCGTAATGATACTACAAACACAAAAGAAATtgttgtattaatatttccatatatgattttatcttaaaaatgataatttctatattcacCCTTGTTTTAGATGCAGTATGAGGTACTATAATGGGTGCTTCCAACTGAGAAGTTAATACATCTCCTCTATTACCTATAGAAAATACTGTACCCTTATGCTTTAATAcagttttatgaaaaatacttCTTCCTGCTGTGTCTTCAACTCCCATCATATCGTCTTTAGTTGCTCCTTCTTCAAACtatataatttagtaattaaaaaGAGATTTTGACTATCATTCGATTTAAGATTTGATACTATTATTTTACCTGCAGTTTCATTAGTCTCGAAGAATACGacttaaaatatgaataatatattttactcaTTGTGCTAATATATTCTCCACAAATTTCTTCAGCTacgtttctttcatttgctaaaataaattcgaagaaaaatttatacttcAACATATTATTCTGAGGGACCTGATAATTTGTCATTGGTTTCCTGAATTTGTAAATCTGTTCTAAAAGATACGTTCTGATCTTTGCTAGTGCTTTTACTTTCAGTTTCTCCAATATATCTTTCACATCTAAGCATGACTTTGCTTCTTTAAAACTCTGCtcctttacaaaatttattttatgatttaatgtttgtaattgggtcaaaaattctttttcagtCACCGGGCAATCCATTATTCccctaataaattataattacaaatttaagagtatttctaaatttttaaatgagaTATTATCTTTGTATTATTCTTAATTCTTACGCAATAAGAGCTTCTGACACCGTCATGTCTTCGATAAACTGACTAAGAGGTCCTCTAATAATTTGCCTATTAGACAATTGTTGACTCATTGCTACAGACTTACGTTGTAGATAAAGTATTTCTGAACTGATACTTCCTA
This DNA window, taken from Bombus fervidus isolate BK054 chromosome 14, iyBomFerv1, whole genome shotgun sequence, encodes the following:
- the Vps52 gene encoding vacuolar protein sorting 52 → MSGEIDIFEDNEVQLPQDLGDDVVQEVLKTGTDLRQYSRQIEKELKEVENKSIQDYIKESENIASLHNQIAACDNILEKMESMLMSFQLDLGSISSEILYLQRKSVAMSQQLSNRQIIRGPLSQFIEDMTVSEALIAGIMDCPVTEKEFLTQLQTLNHKINFVKEQSFKEAKSCLDVKDILEKLKVKALAKIRTYLLEQIYKFRKPMTNYQVPQNNMLKYKFFFEFILANERNVAEEICGEYISTMSKIYYSYFKSYSSRLMKLQFEEGATKDDMMGVEDTAGRSIFHKTVLKHKGTVFSIGNRGDVLTSQLEAPIIVPHTASKTRYHYEALFRSEQYALVDNACREYLFLTEFFKVRGVQAMDIFNQVMGKTINLMVKNLQSFVEDCYDTIALFLCLHLVMRYRLTCHKRAVPALDKYWDNMTSIIWPRFEYVFQLNIQSIKSCDPLKLTQETGPHYITRRYAEFSAAMVGVVEGFPCEGATQLLAELREAVQCFLLRMAATFCTRIQQLVFLINNYDLVLGVLMERTRDNSKEAESFRDQLNARSSEYVEEILSPHFGGIIQFVKESEAMIEKGQADESKRQEGKALALVQSFTNNWKRALEEINHEVLKSFPSLVLGTALVQRAMTQLVQYYHRFHKILPPNARTQLTNFHHIMVEMKKYKANY